In a single window of the Flavobacterium sp. W4I14 genome:
- a CDS encoding cytochrome c (product_source=KO:K08738; cath_funfam=1.10.760.10,2.120.10.30,2.60.40.10; cog=COG2133,COG4654; ko=KO:K08738; pfam=PF07995,PF13442; smart=SM00089; superfamily=46626,49299,50952): protein MTTFFLRGFLLLLFFSISVQCFVSAQKVNKPEINRFTKIVLAQKLEEPMQFQVLKDGRVLYAERKGKLKVYSPVTKNLDIIAEIPVSTEYVDKNGKREEGEDGLQGVILDPDFEKNHWIYTYYSVKGSEAVNSLVRYTWKGAKVDQLSAKVLLKVPVQREECCHVGGGMLFDKDKNLLLSTGDNTFSRSSDGFTPIDERPGESARDAQKSSSNTNDLRGKILRIHPEPDGTYTIPEGNLFSKGTAKTRPEIYTMGNRNPWRMSLDSKTNWLYWGEVGPDGSNASESRGPASYDEFNRAKKAGNFGWPYFIGNNLPYRYYDFATKKSGELYDPRRPVNNSPNNTGLNVLPPTETPLIWYPYGASEFFPLMGSGGRSAVGGPIFHQADFSATPNVFPAYYEGRWFITDWVRGWILAIEMDEEGNYKSMERFMPDLTLRGPIDMKFGPDGSLYILEYGNGYFKDNPEAELIKIEYNGGNRKPMVQVQADKVSGALPLKVKLSSLGTMDYDGDQLKFEWRITKDRVLKSVYRTPNPEMLLSAPGVYKATLTVTDPSGAKNSKAVEISAGNASPVVKFNFIKGNSSFYFPGKTITYSVKVSDKEDGSLADKRIKPSQVSVSINYLSEGYDMTTIAQNQQRFDASAQFEIGKALMKKSTCKACHDLTAKSLGPAFTLVAQKYKGDKTAQERLVKKVINGGSGVWGDAMMPAHSSLPAAEVDAIVKYILSLADKQTAQKNLPVNGTYTTGIQPGQTNHGSFIFRAAYRDKGAKNLASQLSEDVVILRNSYLSVNESGSNKGLSFSKDRLIATVSEKGAYLMFLKTDLTDLKAIEIIGDKAVPGQVEVHLGSPVGRIIGRTGLSIGNKTLAEIENIKGVFDVYLVFLQMGIDVKGINVVPR, encoded by the coding sequence ATGACCACATTTTTTTTGAGAGGATTTCTCCTTTTACTTTTTTTTAGCATATCTGTTCAATGTTTTGTCAGTGCCCAAAAAGTAAATAAACCCGAAATAAATAGATTTACAAAGATAGTGCTGGCCCAAAAGCTGGAAGAGCCGATGCAGTTTCAGGTTTTGAAAGATGGGCGGGTTCTTTACGCCGAGCGAAAAGGGAAGCTAAAGGTATACAGCCCGGTGACCAAGAATCTTGATATTATTGCAGAAATTCCTGTTAGTACCGAATATGTTGATAAGAATGGTAAAAGGGAAGAAGGTGAAGACGGCCTTCAGGGCGTTATATTGGATCCGGATTTTGAAAAGAATCATTGGATCTATACCTACTACTCTGTAAAGGGTAGTGAAGCTGTTAACAGTTTGGTAAGATATACCTGGAAAGGGGCCAAAGTTGACCAATTATCTGCGAAAGTACTGTTGAAAGTGCCGGTACAGCGTGAAGAATGTTGCCATGTGGGAGGTGGGATGTTGTTCGACAAGGATAAAAATTTATTGCTGAGTACAGGCGATAATACTTTTTCGAGATCATCAGACGGTTTTACACCAATAGATGAGCGTCCTGGCGAAAGTGCACGCGATGCACAGAAATCTTCATCAAACACAAATGATCTAAGAGGCAAAATCCTGCGGATCCATCCGGAACCGGACGGGACGTATACAATTCCGGAAGGCAACCTGTTTTCAAAGGGAACAGCGAAGACCAGGCCTGAGATTTACACTATGGGCAACAGGAACCCCTGGCGGATGAGCCTGGACAGCAAAACAAACTGGCTGTATTGGGGTGAGGTTGGTCCCGACGGCTCCAATGCATCAGAATCGAGAGGGCCTGCCTCATACGATGAGTTTAACCGGGCCAAAAAAGCCGGAAACTTTGGCTGGCCCTATTTTATTGGGAACAACCTGCCTTACCGATATTATGATTTTGCTACAAAAAAATCCGGGGAACTTTATGATCCGCGCCGTCCGGTTAATAATTCACCAAACAATACGGGCTTAAATGTCCTGCCGCCTACGGAAACTCCGTTGATATGGTATCCCTATGGGGCAAGTGAATTTTTTCCATTGATGGGAAGTGGAGGGCGAAGTGCAGTTGGGGGACCGATATTTCATCAGGCTGACTTTTCTGCTACTCCAAATGTTTTTCCTGCGTATTATGAGGGCAGGTGGTTTATTACTGACTGGGTGCGGGGCTGGATACTTGCCATAGAAATGGATGAGGAAGGGAATTATAAATCTATGGAGCGCTTTATGCCGGATCTCACCTTAAGGGGGCCCATTGATATGAAATTTGGTCCGGACGGAAGTCTGTACATTCTTGAATATGGTAACGGCTATTTTAAAGACAATCCTGAAGCAGAACTTATTAAAATAGAATATAATGGCGGAAACCGGAAGCCCATGGTTCAAGTGCAAGCGGATAAGGTTTCAGGAGCACTGCCCCTGAAGGTAAAGCTCTCATCACTAGGAACAATGGATTATGACGGTGATCAATTGAAATTTGAATGGCGTATTACTAAAGACAGGGTACTCAAATCGGTTTATAGGACACCAAATCCTGAAATGCTGCTATCTGCTCCAGGAGTTTATAAAGCAACACTCACCGTTACCGATCCATCAGGTGCAAAAAATAGTAAAGCAGTCGAGATATCAGCTGGTAATGCATCTCCGGTGGTAAAATTCAATTTTATCAAGGGAAATTCCAGTTTTTACTTTCCAGGAAAGACCATTACCTATAGTGTAAAGGTAAGCGATAAAGAAGACGGAAGCCTGGCAGATAAAAGAATTAAGCCCTCGCAGGTTTCTGTATCGATCAACTATCTCTCTGAAGGTTATGATATGACGACCATTGCGCAGAATCAGCAACGCTTTGATGCATCCGCACAATTTGAAATCGGTAAGGCCCTTATGAAAAAAAGCACCTGTAAAGCCTGTCATGACCTGACCGCTAAATCATTAGGCCCTGCGTTCACCCTTGTTGCCCAAAAATACAAAGGCGATAAAACTGCCCAGGAACGTTTGGTCAAAAAAGTAATCAATGGCGGTTCAGGTGTTTGGGGCGATGCGATGATGCCCGCACATTCTTCCTTGCCAGCGGCCGAGGTTGATGCCATTGTAAAATACATTCTTAGCCTTGCCGATAAACAGACTGCGCAAAAGAATCTTCCGGTGAATGGTACCTACACCACTGGTATTCAGCCTGGCCAGACAAACCATGGAAGTTTTATTTTTAGGGCAGCATATAGAGACAAAGGAGCTAAAAATTTAGCCTCACAGTTATCTGAGGATGTTGTGATCCTTAGGAACTCTTACCTTTCGGTTAATGAATCGGGTAGTAATAAAGGCCTTAGCTTCAGTAAAGACAGGCTAATTGCTACAGTTTCGGAGAAGGGAGCTTATCTAATGTTCCTGAAAACAGACCTTACCGATCTAAAAGCGATTGAGATAATTGGTGATAAAGCAGTCCCAGGTCAGGTAGAGGTTCATCTGGGCTCACCTGTCGGAAGGATTATAGGCCGAACAGGCCTTAGCATCGGAAATAAAACGCTTGCTGAAATTGAAAATATTAAAGGCGTATTTGATGTTTATCTCGTTTTTTTACAGATGGGAATAGATGTTAAAGGTATAAATGTTGTACCGCGGTGA
- a CDS encoding sugar phosphate isomerase/epimerase (product_source=COG1082; cath_funfam=1.10.150.20; cog=COG1082; pfam=PF01261; superfamily=51658; transmembrane_helix_parts=Inside_1_11,TMhelix_12_34,Outside_35_293), with translation MIFYKHQLSRLVYAMGLLLITVAAGCRVIGVTTTATRGYQEERLGWKLGTQAFTFNRFSFMEAAAKTDSCKLSYIEAFPGQEIGGEIPGKMDYRMEPAKRVLILGQLKKYHVKMASFGVIGADNKADWIKIFEFGKAMGLETITAEPEEKDMQLLSDLCDQYKINVAIHNHAKPSRYWNPDIILNAIKGKSKRLGLCADLGHWVHSGLDPLDCIKKAEGHVLHLHMKDMNGKDENAHDVHWGTGATNVDAIIKELKRQKFKGIISAEYEYNWGNNTADVTKSVAYFRESVQKP, from the coding sequence ATGATTTTTTACAAACACCAACTTTCCCGCCTGGTTTATGCTATGGGACTTTTATTAATTACAGTAGCCGCTGGCTGCAGGGTTATAGGTGTTACCACGACCGCTACAAGAGGTTACCAGGAAGAACGCCTGGGCTGGAAATTGGGAACACAGGCATTTACTTTTAACAGATTCAGTTTTATGGAGGCCGCGGCGAAGACGGATAGCTGTAAATTAAGTTATATCGAAGCCTTTCCCGGACAGGAAATAGGAGGAGAGATTCCTGGGAAAATGGACTACCGTATGGAGCCTGCCAAGAGGGTTCTTATTCTAGGACAGCTTAAAAAATACCATGTAAAAATGGCCTCCTTTGGTGTTATCGGAGCGGACAATAAAGCAGATTGGATTAAGATATTCGAGTTTGGGAAGGCAATGGGGTTAGAGACGATAACAGCAGAGCCGGAAGAGAAAGATATGCAACTGCTCTCAGACCTTTGTGATCAATATAAAATAAATGTTGCGATCCACAATCATGCTAAACCTTCCAGATATTGGAACCCTGATATCATTCTGAATGCCATTAAAGGGAAAAGCAAGCGCCTTGGGCTGTGTGCAGACCTCGGACATTGGGTCCATTCGGGCCTTGACCCACTTGATTGTATAAAAAAGGCTGAAGGCCATGTACTCCACCTGCACATGAAAGATATGAACGGAAAGGATGAAAATGCACACGATGTGCACTGGGGAACCGGCGCCACTAACGTTGATGCGATCATTAAAGAATTAAAAAGACAAAAATTTAAAGGCATCATATCTGCAGAATATGAGTATAATTGGGGTAATAATACAGCTGATGTTACAAAAAGCGTCGCCTATTTTCGCGAATCTGTTCAAAAACCTTAA
- a CDS encoding hypothetical protein (product_source=Hypo-rule applied; cath_funfam=1.10.8.290; ko=KO:K21572; pfam=PF07980,PF14322; superfamily=48452), with product MKNKYSLIMLALLVILSGSCKKFIIEEPQTALTEEQVFKSLDNIEPLVLGLYTSWRNTKKDRGGFVFTLGTDEAQQGAYQVRTDDRQAGLDRYNGFLTASNTALAEQWNSRWPVISAAAKVIYALSLNTEDPERKNRILGDASFIRAALNFEMSQYWGEIPLIDQAKFAEYGTKRQPLTLVYSSIVSDLENAVKYLPASQTDKRKATRGAALALLGKVYMYAPVSSGVRDFVKARDTFKQIVDAGTYQLVASYADLWNPAKPNSSESIYEFQFNNVYPDNNQTQWQMGSRSLAEIDQYAYFGGYDLMVPTQYCYKDATAGGLWEAGDVRKSESIRYDFTYKGKIPVLNPAFGGDELDPHVKKYEDIRTDGTLSFWLSGKNIFYLRYSDVLLCYAEALNETGATAQAVDLVNTTVRIRAWNNNLPDDKKWSAAMSQQDFRTAIMDERMRELCFEGWRRMDLIRTGKLVDLVKARNKWTRESGSVQPFHNRYPIPLQEIKQNDDISEADQNPGYSNN from the coding sequence ATGAAAAATAAATACAGTTTGATCATGCTTGCCTTATTGGTAATACTAAGCGGATCGTGTAAAAAATTTATAATAGAAGAACCACAGACCGCCCTTACCGAAGAGCAGGTTTTTAAAAGCCTCGATAATATCGAACCTTTGGTGCTGGGCCTGTATACCAGCTGGCGCAATACCAAAAAAGACAGGGGAGGTTTTGTCTTCACCTTGGGCACCGATGAAGCACAACAAGGAGCTTACCAGGTTAGAACCGACGACCGCCAGGCAGGACTCGACCGTTATAATGGCTTCTTAACTGCGAGCAATACAGCGCTTGCCGAGCAATGGAACAGCCGCTGGCCGGTGATTTCTGCAGCGGCTAAGGTAATTTATGCCTTAAGTCTGAATACGGAAGACCCCGAACGCAAAAACAGGATTTTGGGTGATGCTTCTTTTATCAGGGCGGCGCTTAATTTTGAAATGAGCCAGTATTGGGGCGAAATACCATTAATAGATCAGGCAAAATTTGCTGAATATGGAACTAAACGCCAACCTTTAACATTAGTGTACAGTAGCATCGTTTCAGATCTCGAAAATGCAGTTAAATACCTGCCTGCATCACAAACCGACAAGCGTAAAGCCACTAGGGGTGCGGCATTGGCGCTATTGGGCAAAGTATACATGTATGCACCTGTTAGTTCAGGAGTACGCGATTTTGTTAAAGCAAGAGATACTTTTAAACAGATCGTAGATGCAGGTACATACCAGCTGGTAGCCAGTTACGCCGACCTTTGGAATCCTGCAAAACCCAATAGCAGTGAATCTATATATGAATTTCAGTTCAACAATGTTTATCCTGACAATAACCAGACCCAATGGCAAATGGGATCGAGATCGTTGGCCGAAATCGATCAATATGCTTATTTTGGCGGTTATGACCTGATGGTGCCAACGCAATATTGCTATAAAGATGCAACTGCAGGAGGACTCTGGGAAGCTGGAGATGTTAGGAAAAGCGAAAGCATCCGTTACGATTTTACCTATAAAGGAAAAATACCTGTGTTAAACCCAGCTTTTGGTGGGGATGAACTCGATCCACATGTTAAAAAATATGAAGATATCAGAACAGACGGCACTTTGAGTTTCTGGCTTTCGGGTAAGAATATTTTTTACCTCCGCTACTCGGATGTGCTTTTGTGTTATGCCGAAGCTTTGAATGAAACCGGGGCGACCGCACAAGCTGTTGATCTTGTGAATACAACCGTAAGAATAAGGGCCTGGAACAACAATCTGCCTGATGATAAAAAATGGAGCGCAGCAATGTCACAGCAGGATTTCAGAACAGCTATTATGGACGAACGCATGCGTGAACTTTGCTTTGAGGGATGGAGAAGGATGGATCTGATCAGAACAGGGAAGCTGGTAGACCTTGTGAAAGCCCGTAATAAATGGACAAGAGAGAGCGGCTCTGTTCAGCCTTTCCACAATCGCTATCCAATTCCGCTACAGGAAATTAAACAGAATGACGATATATCCGAAGCAGATCAAAATCCAGGATATTCCAATAATTAA
- a CDS encoding TonB-linked SusC/RagA family outer membrane protein (product_source=TIGR04056; cath_funfam=2.170.130.10; cleavage_site_network=SignalP-noTM; cog=COG1629; ko=KO:K21573; pfam=PF00593,PF07715,PF13715; superfamily=49464,56935; tigrfam=TIGR04056): MASLLMFLALIQGSQLLAQEQVIASGKVTGKDDGMSIPGVSIKVKGTTTATSTDPDGKFSFKVPTGAILIFSSLGYGSTERPAAAGMNIVLIATTSELQEVTVVGATIKKGDLTGSVSSVGEKVIKEMPVTNINQAIQGRVAGVLVQSNDPRPGGAVSIKVRGNNSIQYGSNPIYVVDGLVIEEAFNTINPDDISSIDILKDASATAIYGSRGANGVVLITTKRAKNGDGKIEYNGWYGVQSFNKNIPYLNGQQIADLRIDAYANKYMDDNPTADRQTYINSLLGTNSIAFSQDELNVYRSGQSYNWLDEITRTAIQQNHTATFSKGGPDGAVYVSFNYTDQMGLLKTSNYKRYGGQINLDQKIKPWLKIGTNTNFSRTEESYIDGGVFGIAANANPLLPINDQITYLSWKGIQSTDLYNPIRSLNIDGKGNLNRLLTNNYVVATLIPGLNVRSSIALDVRNQNYYNYIPKSLGQSLRNSTNGSATQKKESWVNWQWDNSISYDKTIGKNSFSGILSFGLSQNNYNYNQVNASGFATDDFSYKYLGGAYLKDQFQLSSDFVTNSLISYVARFNYSYDNKYFATLTGRYDGSSKFGNDNKWGLFPSLSLAWNVANEDFFRDIKGINMLKIRAGYGIAGNQKIDDFAYRSLYRPVFTNGSVTYVSDGRLGNYDLVWEKQKQLNLGLDIAILDNRLTFNADYFLIHNNDLLMRRTLSTTSGFNNTIANVGSLLNQGFDFNINGVILNGDDLKWNMGANISAYKSKITKLYGNVDAIYNYGGFTGVEIQREGNFFLNQPLNAIYTYKFEKIAQQSDMARIQGIDYGGRTIRPGDIVPVDVNGDKKIDDADRIVVGKKDPKFYGGFFTDVTYKNLTLNAVFNYSYGGKAISGLYEGLLNGTGEYSGHQDELNRWTPANTESNIPRAYTGSGRYSVGETDYAVQNSSYLRMSALTLAYNFTQDFMRKAKLSNLRVYVTGRNLLTVTKYKGYDPEGGDGYPTSKMFVFGVNIGL; the protein is encoded by the coding sequence ATGGCGTCTTTACTGATGTTTTTGGCGTTAATACAAGGTAGCCAGCTTTTGGCCCAGGAGCAGGTAATAGCATCAGGGAAAGTTACGGGTAAAGATGATGGAATGTCCATCCCAGGTGTTTCTATCAAAGTAAAAGGAACTACGACAGCAACCTCTACTGATCCGGACGGCAAGTTCAGTTTCAAAGTCCCAACAGGTGCTATCCTTATTTTTTCTTCCCTTGGTTATGGTAGTACTGAGCGACCGGCGGCTGCGGGCATGAATATCGTTTTGATTGCTACAACAAGCGAACTTCAGGAAGTTACCGTAGTGGGCGCAACCATTAAAAAGGGCGATCTGACAGGTTCGGTAAGCAGTGTTGGTGAAAAGGTAATTAAAGAAATGCCCGTAACTAATATCAATCAGGCCATTCAGGGGCGTGTTGCCGGTGTGCTAGTGCAAAGTAATGATCCCAGGCCTGGTGGTGCTGTATCCATTAAGGTGCGCGGAAACAACTCCATACAATATGGTTCAAACCCGATTTATGTTGTAGATGGTTTGGTGATCGAAGAAGCCTTTAATACCATCAACCCAGATGATATTTCAAGTATCGACATTTTAAAGGATGCATCTGCAACTGCAATATATGGTTCAAGAGGTGCGAACGGTGTGGTACTTATCACCACTAAAAGGGCCAAGAATGGCGATGGGAAAATAGAATACAATGGGTGGTATGGAGTACAGTCGTTCAACAAAAACATTCCATACCTAAATGGCCAGCAGATTGCCGATTTACGTATCGACGCTTATGCCAACAAATATATGGACGATAATCCGACTGCAGACCGTCAGACCTATATCAATTCATTGTTGGGTACAAATTCTATAGCATTCAGTCAGGATGAACTGAATGTGTACCGTAGCGGACAATCATACAACTGGCTCGATGAAATTACCCGCACGGCTATACAGCAGAACCATACGGCAACATTTTCTAAAGGTGGTCCTGACGGTGCAGTATATGTGAGTTTTAATTACACTGATCAAATGGGGCTACTTAAAACCTCCAACTATAAACGTTATGGCGGACAAATTAATCTCGATCAGAAAATAAAACCCTGGTTAAAAATCGGTACCAATACCAATTTCTCGCGTACCGAGGAATCCTATATCGATGGAGGTGTGTTCGGTATCGCTGCCAATGCGAATCCACTTTTACCCATCAATGATCAGATTACCTACTTAAGCTGGAAGGGTATTCAAAGTACCGATCTATACAATCCTATCAGAAGTTTAAATATTGATGGGAAAGGTAATTTAAACCGTTTATTAACCAATAACTATGTTGTGGCAACCCTCATCCCGGGATTAAATGTACGCTCGAGTATTGCCCTTGATGTAAGGAATCAAAATTATTACAACTACATTCCCAAAAGTTTAGGCCAGTCGCTTAGAAACTCGACCAACGGCAGTGCCACACAGAAAAAAGAAAGTTGGGTAAACTGGCAGTGGGATAATTCGATTTCATATGATAAAACCATTGGCAAAAATAGCTTTTCGGGTATCCTGAGTTTTGGATTAAGCCAGAACAACTACAATTATAACCAGGTAAATGCCTCAGGTTTTGCTACTGACGATTTTTCTTACAAATACCTCGGCGGGGCTTACCTGAAAGATCAATTCCAGTTATCTTCTGATTTTGTAACCAACTCACTGATCAGCTACGTGGCGAGGTTCAATTACAGTTACGACAATAAATATTTTGCAACCCTTACCGGAAGGTACGATGGTTCCTCAAAATTTGGCAATGACAACAAATGGGGACTTTTTCCGTCACTTTCACTAGCATGGAATGTTGCAAACGAAGATTTTTTCAGGGACATCAAGGGAATCAACATGCTTAAAATCCGTGCGGGTTACGGCATAGCCGGAAACCAGAAAATCGATGATTTTGCCTACCGTTCCCTTTACCGTCCGGTATTTACCAACGGATCTGTTACCTATGTGTCAGATGGTCGTTTGGGAAATTATGATCTTGTTTGGGAAAAGCAAAAACAACTTAACCTGGGACTGGACATTGCCATTCTGGATAACAGGTTAACTTTTAATGCCGATTATTTTCTGATCCACAACAACGACCTGTTGATGCGAAGAACGCTATCAACCACATCGGGATTCAATAATACCATTGCCAATGTAGGCTCATTGCTTAATCAGGGATTTGATTTTAATATTAACGGCGTCATACTAAATGGCGATGATTTAAAATGGAATATGGGTGCCAATATTTCTGCCTATAAAAGTAAAATTACCAAGCTTTATGGTAATGTAGATGCCATTTATAATTATGGCGGATTTACCGGAGTGGAGATCCAAAGAGAAGGTAACTTCTTCCTCAACCAACCGCTTAATGCTATTTATACCTATAAGTTCGAAAAAATTGCGCAACAATCCGATATGGCACGTATCCAGGGTATTGATTATGGAGGCCGCACCATTCGTCCGGGGGATATTGTTCCGGTTGATGTAAATGGCGATAAAAAGATAGATGATGCCGACCGTATTGTTGTAGGGAAAAAAGATCCCAAATTTTACGGAGGTTTCTTTACCGATGTAACCTATAAAAATCTTACACTGAACGCGGTTTTCAATTATAGCTATGGCGGCAAAGCCATCAGCGGACTTTATGAAGGCTTATTGAACGGTACAGGTGAATATTCGGGCCATCAAGATGAACTTAACCGCTGGACACCGGCCAACACTGAATCCAACATTCCCAGAGCTTATACCGGAAGTGGCCGTTATAGTGTTGGAGAAACCGACTATGCTGTACAGAATTCATCTTATTTGAGGATGTCGGCCTTAACGCTGGCCTATAATTTTACACAGGACTTTATGAGAAAGGCGAAATTAAGCAATCTACGTGTGTATGTTACCGGTAGGAACCTGTTAACCGTAACCAAATATAAAGGTTATGATCCTGAAGGAGGTGATGGTTATCCAACTTCAAAAATGTTTGTTTTTGGTGTTAATATTGGACTTTAA
- a CDS encoding hypothetical protein (product_source=Hypo-rule applied) — protein sequence MRFKNTGFKNPSQVKWPSLINLGRNFFRYLADHKTAKLCPTKITLVRVQMAAFTWST from the coding sequence ATGCGCTTCAAAAATACTGGATTTAAAAATCCTAGCCAGGTAAAATGGCCTTCATTAATTAACCTGGGCCGGAATTTCTTCCGCTACCTGGCTGATCACAAGACCGCGAAACTGTGTCCTACCAAAATCACATTGGTGCGGGTTCAGATGGCTGCCTTTACCTGGTCAACATAA
- a CDS encoding alpha-beta hydrolase superfamily lysophospholipase (product_source=COG2267; cath_funfam=3.40.50.1820; cog=COG2267; superfamily=53474): MKTAILMMAMSVQGFTAQAQKATHKNSKTIVLVHCAWSDASSWDAVTPLLKTGGEEVIDVNLAGHGKDSTSFAGITFKTYVDQVKAAI, from the coding sequence ATGAAAACAGCAATATTAATGATGGCAATGAGTGTACAAGGTTTTACTGCTCAGGCCCAAAAAGCAACCCACAAAAACTCTAAAACAATTGTGCTTGTTCACTGCGCGTGGTCGGATGCATCTTCCTGGGATGCCGTAACCCCTTTGTTAAAAACCGGGGGTGAAGAAGTGATCGATGTTAACCTTGCAGGCCACGGGAAAGACAGCACCTCATTTGCAGGCATTACTTTCAAAACTTATGTTGACCAGGTAAAGGCAGCCATCTGA
- a CDS encoding CRP-like cAMP-binding protein (product_source=COG0664; cath_funfam=2.60.120.10; cog=COG0664; superfamily=51206): MLEHTTEIDLLRTVLGSAGMKPEAFELSLPHWKVKQYKKGEFYNEYKNVCKHLGFVINGVFRIYRVNSETGEEKNMLFFTDRQFVASYKSFMSQTACEYYTEAMVDSLILYIHIDHLNELYGQSHQWERFGRIVAETAFHEVMTNTEGFLFKTPEDRYKEMMEKHPNIFNSVPGYHIASYLGIQGPSLSRIRKRMVGK; encoded by the coding sequence ATGTTAGAGCATACAACAGAAATAGATTTATTACGCACGGTTTTGGGATCTGCAGGTATGAAGCCGGAAGCATTTGAATTGTCCCTGCCCCACTGGAAAGTAAAACAATATAAAAAGGGGGAGTTTTATAACGAATATAAAAATGTCTGCAAACACCTGGGTTTTGTGATCAATGGCGTGTTCAGGATCTATCGGGTAAACAGTGAGACGGGTGAGGAAAAGAACATGCTGTTTTTTACCGATCGCCAGTTTGTAGCATCCTACAAAAGTTTTATGAGCCAGACCGCCTGCGAATATTATACCGAGGCGATGGTAGATTCGCTTATCCTGTATATCCATATCGATCACCTCAATGAGCTTTACGGGCAATCACACCAGTGGGAACGCTTTGGAAGGATTGTCGCCGAAACGGCTTTTCATGAGGTAATGACAAATACAGAAGGGTTTTTATTTAAGACCCCCGAGGATCGTTACAAGGAAATGATGGAAAAACACCCAAATATTTTTAATTCGGTACCCGGTTACCATATTGCCTCTTATCTGGGGATCCAGGGGCCTTCACTGAGCCGCATCCGTAAAAGAATGGTTGGAAAGTAA
- a CDS encoding pimeloyl-ACP methyl ester carboxylesterase (product_source=COG0596; cath_funfam=3.40.50.1820; cleavage_site_network=SignalP-noTM; cog=COG0596; pfam=PF12697; superfamily=53474): MKKIILTLLSVATATIMFSSCSKKNLDDMKPAAKNYVLVHGAWQAPYVWDAVKTSLINEGNNVTVVELPGHGSDNTVPSTITLNLYRDKVADALSKINGKVILVGHSLGGMIISAVAEQNPSKIEKLVYLAAYLPTSGQSLFDLAGTDAGSSLGGSVNGQKILMQNDANETLEVAQDQIVSIFIQDGSPQVQNLVLNNYRPEPAIPFFTPVTLTAANFGSIEKVYIKTLQDHVVSPSLQNRMISAAGVKTVYQLNTSHSPFLSKPDSVVVLLTKIGK, from the coding sequence ATGAAAAAAATTATATTAACCTTACTTTCTGTAGCTACTGCTACCATTATGTTCTCATCTTGTTCAAAAAAAAATCTTGATGATATGAAACCCGCTGCCAAAAATTATGTACTGGTACACGGCGCATGGCAGGCCCCGTATGTGTGGGACGCTGTAAAAACAAGCCTGATCAATGAAGGCAACAATGTGACCGTTGTAGAACTTCCGGGCCACGGCAGCGACAATACTGTGCCTTCAACAATTACTTTAAATCTTTACAGGGACAAAGTGGCTGATGCTTTATCAAAAATAAACGGCAAAGTTATCCTGGTAGGCCATAGCCTAGGTGGTATGATCATTTCAGCCGTTGCCGAGCAAAACCCTTCTAAGATCGAAAAGCTTGTTTATCTTGCTGCTTACTTACCGACTTCCGGACAATCGCTGTTTGACCTGGCCGGTACCGACGCAGGATCAAGCCTTGGTGGTTCAGTCAACGGACAAAAAATACTTATGCAAAACGATGCTAACGAAACCCTCGAGGTAGCACAAGATCAGATTGTAAGCATCTTTATCCAGGATGGTTCCCCTCAGGTTCAAAACCTTGTTTTAAACAATTACCGTCCCGAACCAGCCATTCCATTTTTTACGCCGGTGACACTGACTGCCGCTAATTTTGGTTCTATTGAGAAAGTGTATATCAAAACCTTACAGGATCATGTGGTATCGCCATCACTGCAAAACCGTATGATTAGTGCCGCGGGTGTAAAAACGGTATACCAACTAAACACCAGCCATTCTCCATTCCTTTCAAAACCCGATTCTGTCGTTGTATTATTAACTAAAATAGGAAAATAA